A single region of the Salvia miltiorrhiza cultivar Shanhuang (shh) chromosome 8, IMPLAD_Smil_shh, whole genome shotgun sequence genome encodes:
- the LOC130998562 gene encoding uncharacterized protein LOC130998562 — protein MLRTIVADKDFLFYFTPTSTYSIFLKKKSTSPPTSTTNITINPLHYTYYSTLHASTNSLTYFSHSHPFHHKPSRNSSSYTLTRNTKTKRPNKFKQTDPTETFLKGFVTRGISAVFPRQVFMCMIFRLCLSRLAGWC, from the exons ATGTTACGaacgattgtcgcagacaaag actttttattttattttactcctACTTCCACCTactccatttttttaaaaaaaaaatcaacatcaCCACCCACTTCCACCACCAACATCACCATCAATCCCCTGCACTATACCTATTACAGCACACTCCATGCTTCTACAAATTCATTGACATACTTTAGTCATTCTCATCCATTTCATCACAAACCCTCACGCAATTCATCATCTTACACTCTCACAAGAAACACCAAGACAAAG CGGCCAAACAAATTCAAGCAAACCGACCCAACCGAAACCTTTCTAAAAG gctttgtgaccagggggattagcgctgttttcccaagacaggtttttatgtgtatgatcttcaggctttgcctatccag gttggctggctggtgctga